A stretch of the Perca fluviatilis chromosome 17, GENO_Pfluv_1.0, whole genome shotgun sequence genome encodes the following:
- the add1 gene encoding alpha-adducin isoform X6, whose protein sequence is MNGNSGAGVVTAPPPTTAPHKERYFDRVDESSPEYQRERNMAPDLRQDFNMMEQRKRVSMILQSPAFCDELETMIQDQLKKGKTPTSLLALQQIADFMTTSMPSMYPAAPQGGMAALNMSLGMVTPVNDLRGSDSISYDKDEKLLRCKLAAFYRLADLFGWSELIYNHITVRVNSDQERFLIIPFGLLYSEVTASSLVKINLQGEIVDRGSTNLGVNQAGFILHSAIYAARPDVKCIVHIHTSAGGAVSAMKCGLLPISPEALSLGEVAYHDYQGILVDEEESTLIQRNLGPNSKVLILRNHGLVSVGETVEEAFYYIHNLVTACEIQVRTLASAGGPDNLVLLDPTKYKSRPRVPEPAVDGPSTHPKWLVGEQEFEALMRMLDNLGYRTGYPYRCPALRDKAKKHSEVEIAPSTHGGYSYGEDSDSGARSPMKQSFQRGQRDKTRWLNAGGRPDEPCEDGPDGSSPKSKPKWTKEDGLRQSAAANQFIPMNTNPKEVLEMRNKIREQNLQDITTAGPQSQVLCASTMVERSFTQGELVTASKAIIEKEYQPKVIVSKQGPNPFTKLTDQELEEYRKEVEQKQKGPEVQGRDDSREGSASSVPYPEPEMLPRGRSSVSTPLQSATESPSLEIAPAPSATPASERGSSSIVLSSGAEPAQGGTDSADDVFSTAEEVFSAPDSPHKEFHCAVVRALSKEPSAVQAAKAEQAPDQEQLEEPEEAEPKSQKPTTTPPSTPIRAEEESLPEQTYKDESDAATLRQTLPDLTPDDPSDAPALPAEDCPSAPDTADAAEVEEPADAGDQEGEESPSKSPSKKKKKFRTPSFLKKNKKKTES, encoded by the exons ATGAACGGCAACTCAGGTGCCGGCGTGGTGACggccccccctcccaccacaGCCCCACACAAGGAGCGGTACTTCGACCGGGTGGATGAGAGCAGCCCGGAGTACCAGAGGGAGAGAAACATGGCACCCGACCTGCGGCAGGACTTCAACATGATGGAGCAGAGGAAGAGGGTCTCCATGATCCTACAGAGTCCG GCATTCTGCGACGAGCTGGAGACAATGATCCAGGATCAGCTGAAGAAGGGGAAGACGCCCACTAGCCTGTTGGCTCTGCAGCAGATCGCAGACTTCATGACCACCAGCATGCCTTCCATGTATCCCGCTGCACCTCAGGGAGGCATGGCGGCACTCAACATGA GTTTGGGTATGGTGACTCCAGTGAATGATCTGCGTGGCTCAGACTCTATTTCCTATGACAAGGACGAGAAGTTGCTCCGCTGCAAGCTGGCTGCCTTTTATCGGCTTGCTGACTTGTTCGGCTGGTCCGAGCTCATCTACAACCACATCACA GTCAGGGTGAACTCAGACCAGGAGCGCTTCCTAATTATCCCCTTTGGGCTCCTGTACAGTGAAGTCACCGCTTCCAGTCTG GTGAAGATAAACCTTCAAGGTGAGATTGTTGACCGGGGAAGCACCAATCTGGGGGTCAACCAGGCCGGCTTCATTCTCCACTCTGCCATCTACGCTGCACGGCCCGATGTCAAGTGTAttgtacatatacacacatccGCGGGTGGTGCG GTGTCCGCCATGAAATGCGGCCTGTTGCCCATCTCACCTGAGGCACTGTCCCTGGGTGAGGTGGCCTATCATGACTACCAAGGCATACTGGTGGATGAGGAAGAAAGTACCCTCATACAGAGGAACCTCGGGCCTAACAGCAAG GTGCTCATTCTGAGGAACCATGGCTTGGTGTCTGTAGGTGAAACAGTGGAGGAAGCTTTCTATTACATCCACAATCTGGTCACTGCCTGTGAGATCCAG GTGCGAACACTGGCCAGCGCTGGAGGGCCAGATAATCTGGTGTTGCTGGACCCAACGAAATACAAATCCCGCCCACGGGTCCCGGAGCCAGCCGTCGACGGGCCTTCTACACACCCCAAGTGGCTAGTCGGGGAGCAGGAGTTTGAGGCTCTCATGAGAATGCTCGACAACTTG GGCTACAGGACGGGCTACCCTTACCGCTGCCCAGCATTGCGAGACAAAGCTAAAAAGCACAGTGAAGTGGAGATCGCTCCCTCCACCCACGGTGGTTACTCATACGGGGAGGACAGTGACTCAGGTGCTCGCTCCCCAATGAAACAGAGCTTCCAGCGCGGCCAGCGTGACAAGACCCGCTGGCTCAATGCCGGCGGCCGGCCTGACGAGCCCTGCGAGGATGGGCCCGATGGCAGCAGCCCCAAGTCGAAGCCTAAG TGGACAAAGGAAGACGGACTCCGCCAGTCTGCCGCAGCCAATCAGTTCATCCCAATGAACACCAACCCAAAGGAAGTCCTGGAAATGAGGAATAAG ATCCGGGAGCAGAACCTGCAGGACATAACCACAGCAGGGCCCCAGTCTCAGGTTCTGTGTGCCAGCACCATGGTGGAACGCTCCTTCACCCAG GGGGAGCTAGTGACCGCATCCAAAGCTATCATCGAGAAGGAGTACCAACCCAAGGTTATCGTCAGCAAGCAGGGTCCCAACCCCTTCACCAAACTCACCGACCAGGAGCTGGAGGAGTACCGCAAGGAGGTGGAGCAGAAACAGAAAGGGCCTGAAG TGCAGGGTCGAGACGATAGTAGGGAGGGATCAGCCTCCAGCGTACCCTATCCTGAGCCTGAAATGCTACCGAGGGGTCGATCCTCCGTCTCCACACCTCTGCAGTCTGCCACAGAGTCACCCAGCTTAGAGATAGCCCCAGCTCCGAGTGCCACACCGGCCTCTGAGCGGGGCTCTTCCTCAATCGTCCTCTCCAGTGGGGCTGAGCCAGCTCAGGGCGGCACAGACTCTGCAGACGACGTTTTTTCGACCGCAGAAGAGGTTTTTTCAGCTCCAGATTCCCCACACAAGGAGTTCCACTGCGCCGTGGTGCGAGCCCTCAGCAAGGAGCCGTCAGCGGTACAAGCAGCTAAGGCAGAGCAGGCTCCAG ACCAGGAGCAGCTTGAAGAGCCTGAGGAGGCAGAGCCCAAAAGCCAGAAACCCACCACCACTCCACCCAGCACCCCCATCAGAGCAGAGGAAG AGTCCCTGCCAGAACAAACCTATAAGGATGAGAGTGACGCTGCCACCCTGAGACAGACCCTTCCAGATTTAACACCTGATGACCCCTCCGATGCCCCAGCACTTCCTGCCGAAGACTGCCCCTCTGCCCCTGACACTGCAGACGCAGCTGAGGTGGAGGAGCCTGCGGATGCTGGCGATCAGGAGGGAGAAGAGTCTCCCAGCAAATCACCctccaaaaagaaaaagaagttcCGCACCCCTTCcttcttaaagaaaaacaaaaaaaagacagagtcCTAA
- the add1 gene encoding alpha-adducin isoform X3 produces MNGNSGAGVVTAPPPTTAPHKERYFDRVDESSPEYQRERNMAPDLRQDFNMMEQRKRVSMILQSPAFCDELETMIQDQLKKGKTPTSLLALQQIADFMTTSMPSMYPAAPQGGMAALNMSLGMVTPVNDLRGSDSISYDKDEKLLRCKLAAFYRLADLFGWSELIYNHITVRVNSDQERFLIIPFGLLYSEVTASSLVKINLQGEIVDRGSTNLGVNQAGFILHSAIYAARPDVKCIVHIHTSAGGAVSAMKCGLLPISPEALSLGEVAYHDYQGILVDEEESTLIQRNLGPNSKVLILRNHGLVSVGETVEEAFYYIHNLVTACEIQVRTLASAGGPDNLVLLDPTKYKSRPRVPEPAVDGPSTHPKWLVGEQEFEALMRMLDNLGYRTGYPYRCPALRDKAKKHSEVEIAPSTHGGYSYGEDSDSGARSPMKQSFQRGQRDKTRWLNAGGRPDEPCEDGPDGSSPKSKPKWTKEDGLRQSAAANQFIPMNTNPKEVLEMRNKIREQNLQDITTAGPQSQVLCASTMVERSFTQRLSIWQDAPLSDCTDTIDGLDVSEGSYSPAKSIRKGELVTASKAIIEKEYQPKVIVSKQGPNPFTKLTDQELEEYRKEVEQKQKGPEVQGRDDSREGSASSVPYPEPEMLPRGRSSVSTPLQSATESPSLEIAPAPSATPASERGSSSIVLSSGAEPAQGGTDSADDVFSTAEEVFSAPDSPHKEFHCAVVRALSKEPSAVQAAKAEQAPDQEQLEEPEEAEPKSQKPTTTPPSTPIRAEEESLPEQTYKDESDAATLRQTLPDLTPDDPSDAPALPAEDCPSAPDTADAAEVEEPADAGDQEGEESPSKSPSKKKKKFRTPSFLKKNKKKTES; encoded by the exons ATGAACGGCAACTCAGGTGCCGGCGTGGTGACggccccccctcccaccacaGCCCCACACAAGGAGCGGTACTTCGACCGGGTGGATGAGAGCAGCCCGGAGTACCAGAGGGAGAGAAACATGGCACCCGACCTGCGGCAGGACTTCAACATGATGGAGCAGAGGAAGAGGGTCTCCATGATCCTACAGAGTCCG GCATTCTGCGACGAGCTGGAGACAATGATCCAGGATCAGCTGAAGAAGGGGAAGACGCCCACTAGCCTGTTGGCTCTGCAGCAGATCGCAGACTTCATGACCACCAGCATGCCTTCCATGTATCCCGCTGCACCTCAGGGAGGCATGGCGGCACTCAACATGA GTTTGGGTATGGTGACTCCAGTGAATGATCTGCGTGGCTCAGACTCTATTTCCTATGACAAGGACGAGAAGTTGCTCCGCTGCAAGCTGGCTGCCTTTTATCGGCTTGCTGACTTGTTCGGCTGGTCCGAGCTCATCTACAACCACATCACA GTCAGGGTGAACTCAGACCAGGAGCGCTTCCTAATTATCCCCTTTGGGCTCCTGTACAGTGAAGTCACCGCTTCCAGTCTG GTGAAGATAAACCTTCAAGGTGAGATTGTTGACCGGGGAAGCACCAATCTGGGGGTCAACCAGGCCGGCTTCATTCTCCACTCTGCCATCTACGCTGCACGGCCCGATGTCAAGTGTAttgtacatatacacacatccGCGGGTGGTGCG GTGTCCGCCATGAAATGCGGCCTGTTGCCCATCTCACCTGAGGCACTGTCCCTGGGTGAGGTGGCCTATCATGACTACCAAGGCATACTGGTGGATGAGGAAGAAAGTACCCTCATACAGAGGAACCTCGGGCCTAACAGCAAG GTGCTCATTCTGAGGAACCATGGCTTGGTGTCTGTAGGTGAAACAGTGGAGGAAGCTTTCTATTACATCCACAATCTGGTCACTGCCTGTGAGATCCAG GTGCGAACACTGGCCAGCGCTGGAGGGCCAGATAATCTGGTGTTGCTGGACCCAACGAAATACAAATCCCGCCCACGGGTCCCGGAGCCAGCCGTCGACGGGCCTTCTACACACCCCAAGTGGCTAGTCGGGGAGCAGGAGTTTGAGGCTCTCATGAGAATGCTCGACAACTTG GGCTACAGGACGGGCTACCCTTACCGCTGCCCAGCATTGCGAGACAAAGCTAAAAAGCACAGTGAAGTGGAGATCGCTCCCTCCACCCACGGTGGTTACTCATACGGGGAGGACAGTGACTCAGGTGCTCGCTCCCCAATGAAACAGAGCTTCCAGCGCGGCCAGCGTGACAAGACCCGCTGGCTCAATGCCGGCGGCCGGCCTGACGAGCCCTGCGAGGATGGGCCCGATGGCAGCAGCCCCAAGTCGAAGCCTAAG TGGACAAAGGAAGACGGACTCCGCCAGTCTGCCGCAGCCAATCAGTTCATCCCAATGAACACCAACCCAAAGGAAGTCCTGGAAATGAGGAATAAG ATCCGGGAGCAGAACCTGCAGGACATAACCACAGCAGGGCCCCAGTCTCAGGTTCTGTGTGCCAGCACCATGGTGGAACGCTCCTTCACCCAG AGATTGTCAATCTGGCAG GACGCCCCTCTGTCTGACTGTACAGACACTATTGATGGCCTCGATGTGTCCGAGGGGTCCTATAGTCCTGCTAAATCAATTAGAAAG GGGGAGCTAGTGACCGCATCCAAAGCTATCATCGAGAAGGAGTACCAACCCAAGGTTATCGTCAGCAAGCAGGGTCCCAACCCCTTCACCAAACTCACCGACCAGGAGCTGGAGGAGTACCGCAAGGAGGTGGAGCAGAAACAGAAAGGGCCTGAAG TGCAGGGTCGAGACGATAGTAGGGAGGGATCAGCCTCCAGCGTACCCTATCCTGAGCCTGAAATGCTACCGAGGGGTCGATCCTCCGTCTCCACACCTCTGCAGTCTGCCACAGAGTCACCCAGCTTAGAGATAGCCCCAGCTCCGAGTGCCACACCGGCCTCTGAGCGGGGCTCTTCCTCAATCGTCCTCTCCAGTGGGGCTGAGCCAGCTCAGGGCGGCACAGACTCTGCAGACGACGTTTTTTCGACCGCAGAAGAGGTTTTTTCAGCTCCAGATTCCCCACACAAGGAGTTCCACTGCGCCGTGGTGCGAGCCCTCAGCAAGGAGCCGTCAGCGGTACAAGCAGCTAAGGCAGAGCAGGCTCCAG ACCAGGAGCAGCTTGAAGAGCCTGAGGAGGCAGAGCCCAAAAGCCAGAAACCCACCACCACTCCACCCAGCACCCCCATCAGAGCAGAGGAAG AGTCCCTGCCAGAACAAACCTATAAGGATGAGAGTGACGCTGCCACCCTGAGACAGACCCTTCCAGATTTAACACCTGATGACCCCTCCGATGCCCCAGCACTTCCTGCCGAAGACTGCCCCTCTGCCCCTGACACTGCAGACGCAGCTGAGGTGGAGGAGCCTGCGGATGCTGGCGATCAGGAGGGAGAAGAGTCTCCCAGCAAATCACCctccaaaaagaaaaagaagttcCGCACCCCTTCcttcttaaagaaaaacaaaaaaaagacagagtcCTAA
- the add1 gene encoding alpha-adducin isoform X4, protein MNGNSGAGVVTAPPPTTAPHKERYFDRVDESSPEYQRERNMAPDLRQDFNMMEQRKRVSMILQSPAFCDELETMIQDQLKKGKTPTSLLALQQIADFMTTSMPSMYPAAPQGGMAALNMSLGMVTPVNDLRGSDSISYDKDEKLLRCKLAAFYRLADLFGWSELIYNHITVRVNSDQERFLIIPFGLLYSEVTASSLVKINLQGEIVDRGSTNLGVNQAGFILHSAIYAARPDVKCIVHIHTSAGGAVSAMKCGLLPISPEALSLGEVAYHDYQGILVDEEESTLIQRNLGPNSKVLILRNHGLVSVGETVEEAFYYIHNLVTACEIQVRTLASAGGPDNLVLLDPTKYKSRPRVPEPAVDGPSTHPKWLVGEQEFEALMRMLDNLGYRTGYPYRCPALRDKAKKHSEVEIAPSTHGGYSYGEDSDSGARSPMKQSFQRGQRDKTRWLNAGGRPDEPCEDGPDGSSPKSKPKVWTNITHDHVKPLLQSLSSGVCVPSCITNCLWTKEDGLRQSAAANQFIPMNTNPKEVLEMRNKIREQNLQDITTAGPQSQVLCASTMVERSFTQGELVTASKAIIEKEYQPKVIVSKQGPNPFTKLTDQELEEYRKEVEQKQKGPEVQGRDDSREGSASSVPYPEPEMLPRGRSSVSTPLQSATESPSLEIAPAPSATPASERGSSSIVLSSGAEPAQGGTDSADDVFSTAEEVFSAPDSPHKEFHCAVVRALSKEPSAVQAAKAEQAPDQEQLEEPEEAEPKSQKPTTTPPSTPIRAEEESLPEQTYKDESDAATLRQTLPDLTPDDPSDAPALPAEDCPSAPDTADAAEVEEPADAGDQEGEESPSKSPSKKKKKFRTPSFLKKNKKKTES, encoded by the exons ATGAACGGCAACTCAGGTGCCGGCGTGGTGACggccccccctcccaccacaGCCCCACACAAGGAGCGGTACTTCGACCGGGTGGATGAGAGCAGCCCGGAGTACCAGAGGGAGAGAAACATGGCACCCGACCTGCGGCAGGACTTCAACATGATGGAGCAGAGGAAGAGGGTCTCCATGATCCTACAGAGTCCG GCATTCTGCGACGAGCTGGAGACAATGATCCAGGATCAGCTGAAGAAGGGGAAGACGCCCACTAGCCTGTTGGCTCTGCAGCAGATCGCAGACTTCATGACCACCAGCATGCCTTCCATGTATCCCGCTGCACCTCAGGGAGGCATGGCGGCACTCAACATGA GTTTGGGTATGGTGACTCCAGTGAATGATCTGCGTGGCTCAGACTCTATTTCCTATGACAAGGACGAGAAGTTGCTCCGCTGCAAGCTGGCTGCCTTTTATCGGCTTGCTGACTTGTTCGGCTGGTCCGAGCTCATCTACAACCACATCACA GTCAGGGTGAACTCAGACCAGGAGCGCTTCCTAATTATCCCCTTTGGGCTCCTGTACAGTGAAGTCACCGCTTCCAGTCTG GTGAAGATAAACCTTCAAGGTGAGATTGTTGACCGGGGAAGCACCAATCTGGGGGTCAACCAGGCCGGCTTCATTCTCCACTCTGCCATCTACGCTGCACGGCCCGATGTCAAGTGTAttgtacatatacacacatccGCGGGTGGTGCG GTGTCCGCCATGAAATGCGGCCTGTTGCCCATCTCACCTGAGGCACTGTCCCTGGGTGAGGTGGCCTATCATGACTACCAAGGCATACTGGTGGATGAGGAAGAAAGTACCCTCATACAGAGGAACCTCGGGCCTAACAGCAAG GTGCTCATTCTGAGGAACCATGGCTTGGTGTCTGTAGGTGAAACAGTGGAGGAAGCTTTCTATTACATCCACAATCTGGTCACTGCCTGTGAGATCCAG GTGCGAACACTGGCCAGCGCTGGAGGGCCAGATAATCTGGTGTTGCTGGACCCAACGAAATACAAATCCCGCCCACGGGTCCCGGAGCCAGCCGTCGACGGGCCTTCTACACACCCCAAGTGGCTAGTCGGGGAGCAGGAGTTTGAGGCTCTCATGAGAATGCTCGACAACTTG GGCTACAGGACGGGCTACCCTTACCGCTGCCCAGCATTGCGAGACAAAGCTAAAAAGCACAGTGAAGTGGAGATCGCTCCCTCCACCCACGGTGGTTACTCATACGGGGAGGACAGTGACTCAGGTGCTCGCTCCCCAATGAAACAGAGCTTCCAGCGCGGCCAGCGTGACAAGACCCGCTGGCTCAATGCCGGCGGCCGGCCTGACGAGCCCTGCGAGGATGGGCCCGATGGCAGCAGCCCCAAGTCGAAGCCTAAGGTGTGGACGAACATAACACACGATCACGTCAAACCCTTGCTGCAGTCTCTCTCGTCTGGTGTCTGCGTGCCAAGCTGTATAACCAACTGCTTG TGGACAAAGGAAGACGGACTCCGCCAGTCTGCCGCAGCCAATCAGTTCATCCCAATGAACACCAACCCAAAGGAAGTCCTGGAAATGAGGAATAAG ATCCGGGAGCAGAACCTGCAGGACATAACCACAGCAGGGCCCCAGTCTCAGGTTCTGTGTGCCAGCACCATGGTGGAACGCTCCTTCACCCAG GGGGAGCTAGTGACCGCATCCAAAGCTATCATCGAGAAGGAGTACCAACCCAAGGTTATCGTCAGCAAGCAGGGTCCCAACCCCTTCACCAAACTCACCGACCAGGAGCTGGAGGAGTACCGCAAGGAGGTGGAGCAGAAACAGAAAGGGCCTGAAG TGCAGGGTCGAGACGATAGTAGGGAGGGATCAGCCTCCAGCGTACCCTATCCTGAGCCTGAAATGCTACCGAGGGGTCGATCCTCCGTCTCCACACCTCTGCAGTCTGCCACAGAGTCACCCAGCTTAGAGATAGCCCCAGCTCCGAGTGCCACACCGGCCTCTGAGCGGGGCTCTTCCTCAATCGTCCTCTCCAGTGGGGCTGAGCCAGCTCAGGGCGGCACAGACTCTGCAGACGACGTTTTTTCGACCGCAGAAGAGGTTTTTTCAGCTCCAGATTCCCCACACAAGGAGTTCCACTGCGCCGTGGTGCGAGCCCTCAGCAAGGAGCCGTCAGCGGTACAAGCAGCTAAGGCAGAGCAGGCTCCAG ACCAGGAGCAGCTTGAAGAGCCTGAGGAGGCAGAGCCCAAAAGCCAGAAACCCACCACCACTCCACCCAGCACCCCCATCAGAGCAGAGGAAG AGTCCCTGCCAGAACAAACCTATAAGGATGAGAGTGACGCTGCCACCCTGAGACAGACCCTTCCAGATTTAACACCTGATGACCCCTCCGATGCCCCAGCACTTCCTGCCGAAGACTGCCCCTCTGCCCCTGACACTGCAGACGCAGCTGAGGTGGAGGAGCCTGCGGATGCTGGCGATCAGGAGGGAGAAGAGTCTCCCAGCAAATCACCctccaaaaagaaaaagaagttcCGCACCCCTTCcttcttaaagaaaaacaaaaaaaagacagagtcCTAA
- the add1 gene encoding alpha-adducin isoform X12, with translation MNGNSGAGVVTAPPPTTAPHKERYFDRVDESSPEYQRERNMAPDLRQDFNMMEQRKRVSMILQSPAFCDELETMIQDQLKKGKTPTSLLALQQIADFMTTSMPSMYPAAPQGGMAALNMSLGMVTPVNDLRGSDSISYDKDEKLLRCKLAAFYRLADLFGWSELIYNHITVRVNSDQERFLIIPFGLLYSEVTASSLVKINLQGEIVDRGSTNLGVNQAGFILHSAIYAARPDVKCIVHIHTSAGGAVSAMKCGLLPISPEALSLGEVAYHDYQGILVDEEESTLIQRNLGPNSKVLILRNHGLVSVGETVEEAFYYIHNLVTACEIQVRTLASAGGPDNLVLLDPTKYKSRPRVPEPAVDGPSTHPKWLVGEQEFEALMRMLDNLGYRTGYPYRCPALRDKAKKHSEVEIAPSTHGGYSYGEDSDSGARSPMKQSFQRGQRDKTRWLNAGGRPDEPCEDGPDGSSPKSKPKVWTNITHDHVKPLLQSLSSGVCVPSCITNCLWTKEDGLRQSAAANQFIPMNTNPKEVLEMRNKIREQNLQDITTAGPQSQVLCASTMVERSFTQGELVTASKAIIEKEYQPKVIVSKQGPNPFTKLTDQELEEYRKEVEQKQKGPEDQEQLEEPEEAEPKSQKPTTTPPSTPIRAEEESLPEQTYKDESDAATLRQTLPDLTPDDPSDAPALPAEDCPSAPDTADAAEVEEPADAGDQEGEESPSKSPSKKKKKFRTPSFLKKNKKKTES, from the exons ATGAACGGCAACTCAGGTGCCGGCGTGGTGACggccccccctcccaccacaGCCCCACACAAGGAGCGGTACTTCGACCGGGTGGATGAGAGCAGCCCGGAGTACCAGAGGGAGAGAAACATGGCACCCGACCTGCGGCAGGACTTCAACATGATGGAGCAGAGGAAGAGGGTCTCCATGATCCTACAGAGTCCG GCATTCTGCGACGAGCTGGAGACAATGATCCAGGATCAGCTGAAGAAGGGGAAGACGCCCACTAGCCTGTTGGCTCTGCAGCAGATCGCAGACTTCATGACCACCAGCATGCCTTCCATGTATCCCGCTGCACCTCAGGGAGGCATGGCGGCACTCAACATGA GTTTGGGTATGGTGACTCCAGTGAATGATCTGCGTGGCTCAGACTCTATTTCCTATGACAAGGACGAGAAGTTGCTCCGCTGCAAGCTGGCTGCCTTTTATCGGCTTGCTGACTTGTTCGGCTGGTCCGAGCTCATCTACAACCACATCACA GTCAGGGTGAACTCAGACCAGGAGCGCTTCCTAATTATCCCCTTTGGGCTCCTGTACAGTGAAGTCACCGCTTCCAGTCTG GTGAAGATAAACCTTCAAGGTGAGATTGTTGACCGGGGAAGCACCAATCTGGGGGTCAACCAGGCCGGCTTCATTCTCCACTCTGCCATCTACGCTGCACGGCCCGATGTCAAGTGTAttgtacatatacacacatccGCGGGTGGTGCG GTGTCCGCCATGAAATGCGGCCTGTTGCCCATCTCACCTGAGGCACTGTCCCTGGGTGAGGTGGCCTATCATGACTACCAAGGCATACTGGTGGATGAGGAAGAAAGTACCCTCATACAGAGGAACCTCGGGCCTAACAGCAAG GTGCTCATTCTGAGGAACCATGGCTTGGTGTCTGTAGGTGAAACAGTGGAGGAAGCTTTCTATTACATCCACAATCTGGTCACTGCCTGTGAGATCCAG GTGCGAACACTGGCCAGCGCTGGAGGGCCAGATAATCTGGTGTTGCTGGACCCAACGAAATACAAATCCCGCCCACGGGTCCCGGAGCCAGCCGTCGACGGGCCTTCTACACACCCCAAGTGGCTAGTCGGGGAGCAGGAGTTTGAGGCTCTCATGAGAATGCTCGACAACTTG GGCTACAGGACGGGCTACCCTTACCGCTGCCCAGCATTGCGAGACAAAGCTAAAAAGCACAGTGAAGTGGAGATCGCTCCCTCCACCCACGGTGGTTACTCATACGGGGAGGACAGTGACTCAGGTGCTCGCTCCCCAATGAAACAGAGCTTCCAGCGCGGCCAGCGTGACAAGACCCGCTGGCTCAATGCCGGCGGCCGGCCTGACGAGCCCTGCGAGGATGGGCCCGATGGCAGCAGCCCCAAGTCGAAGCCTAAGGTGTGGACGAACATAACACACGATCACGTCAAACCCTTGCTGCAGTCTCTCTCGTCTGGTGTCTGCGTGCCAAGCTGTATAACCAACTGCTTG TGGACAAAGGAAGACGGACTCCGCCAGTCTGCCGCAGCCAATCAGTTCATCCCAATGAACACCAACCCAAAGGAAGTCCTGGAAATGAGGAATAAG ATCCGGGAGCAGAACCTGCAGGACATAACCACAGCAGGGCCCCAGTCTCAGGTTCTGTGTGCCAGCACCATGGTGGAACGCTCCTTCACCCAG GGGGAGCTAGTGACCGCATCCAAAGCTATCATCGAGAAGGAGTACCAACCCAAGGTTATCGTCAGCAAGCAGGGTCCCAACCCCTTCACCAAACTCACCGACCAGGAGCTGGAGGAGTACCGCAAGGAGGTGGAGCAGAAACAGAAAGGGCCTGAAG ACCAGGAGCAGCTTGAAGAGCCTGAGGAGGCAGAGCCCAAAAGCCAGAAACCCACCACCACTCCACCCAGCACCCCCATCAGAGCAGAGGAAG AGTCCCTGCCAGAACAAACCTATAAGGATGAGAGTGACGCTGCCACCCTGAGACAGACCCTTCCAGATTTAACACCTGATGACCCCTCCGATGCCCCAGCACTTCCTGCCGAAGACTGCCCCTCTGCCCCTGACACTGCAGACGCAGCTGAGGTGGAGGAGCCTGCGGATGCTGGCGATCAGGAGGGAGAAGAGTCTCCCAGCAAATCACCctccaaaaagaaaaagaagttcCGCACCCCTTCcttcttaaagaaaaacaaaaaaaagacagagtcCTAA